The following proteins are co-located in the Silene latifolia isolate original U9 population chromosome 1, ASM4854445v1, whole genome shotgun sequence genome:
- the LOC141648937 gene encoding peroxidase P7-like: protein MACSKVYFLLVITFLGLFLNVHANLDPNYYSNTCPQALSIVKQGLEEAIANEARVGASLLRVHFHDCFVNGCDGSILLDNSATIQSEMQAKANNNSARGFEVVDQIKANLEYACPGIVSCADILAIIARDAVVHYGGPTWEVRLGRRDSITANRAGANMSIPAPFFNLNNLTSNFAAQGLSFNDMVALSGAHTVGFARCTNFRAHIENDSNIDTTFAASLQQICPKMGNDDALEPLDIQTPFVFDNKYYQNLVVKKGLLHSDQQLLNRNKADLLVLLYAVDQGKFFDDFVKGMIKMGNINPLTGSDGEIRCNCHKPNYS from the exons ATGGCTTGTTCAAAGGTCTATTTTCTACTAGTGATTACTTTCCTTGGCCTCTTTCTAAATGTTCATGCCAATCTTGATCCTAATTATTACTCAAATACTTGCCCACAAGCTCTAAGTATTGTTAAACAAGGACTTGAAGAAGCTATCGCGAACGAGGCTCGTGTTGGTGCTTCCTTACTTCGAGTTCATTTCCATGATTGCTTTGTCAAT GGTTGCGATGGATCGATTCTGTTGGATAATAGCGCGACTATACAAAGTGAGATGCAAGCTAAAGCTAATAACAATTCAGCACGAGGTTTTGAAGTGGTAGATCAAATCAAGGCCAATTTAGAGTATGCTTGCCCCGGAATAGTCTCTTGTGCTGATATTCTTGCCATCATTGCTCGTGACGCTGTAGTTCAT TATGGGGGTCCAACATGGGAAGTCAGATTGGGAAGAAGAGATTCAATTACGGCGAATCGAGCCGGTGCCAACATGTCAATTCCAGCACCATTCTTCAATCTTAACAATCTCACATCTAACTTTGCTGCCCAAGGTCTATCATTCAATGATATGGTTGCTCTTTCGG GTGCTCACACAGTAGGATTCGCAAGGTGCACAAATTTCCGAGCACATATCGAAAATGACTCAAACATCGACACCACCTTCGCTGCATCACTCCAACAAATATGTCCTAAGATGGGCAACGATGATGCCCTTGAACCCTTAGACATCCAAACACCGTTTGTTTTCGACAACAAATATTATCAGAATTTAGTGGTTAAAAAGGGATTGCTTCATTCTGATCAACAACTACTTAATCGAAACAAGGCGGATTTACTTGTGCTGTTATATGCAGTAGACCAAGGCAAATTCTTTGATGATTTTGTTAAGGGTATGATTAAGATGGGTAATATTAATCCTCTTACTGGAAGTGATGGTGAAATTCGGTGTAATTGTCATAAACCCAATTATTCTTGA
- the LOC141649018 gene encoding histone-lysine N-methyltransferase, H3 lysine-9 specific SUVH1-like: protein MVHPSEKHSRMNKEKQQWRNYPTNGNIRKINSMKKVKTDGFSNYNRFHENGDTNKKGAYLLYAGKLGKFAVKTNPINRQLNPVLKRRNIDEIKPMKKLDPYEHDRFVDCRERKNSVETRMWMLDQFRRVYRRLERTVVMKPSERRDMIARKAMIQKYKYFEPTKTIGHVPGVHVGDEFYLRVELMIMGLHFQLINGIDSMVTSPDETLLATSVVATTGYEDNMIDDDVVLYRGEGGNFERGSEKGKMGKDQVWKKGNLALRNSMRKRNVVRVIRGFKYGWERKVVFVYDGLYKVDAYREICGPFGNKQFEFKLVRCPGQKRIFWSRYRFNSCKK, encoded by the exons ATGGTACATCCCTCTG AAAAACACTCAAGAATGAACAAAGAAAAACAACAATGGCGAAATTACCCAACAAATGGTAATATTAGAAAAATTAATTCCATGAAGAAAGTGAAAACTGATGGTTTCTCGAACTATAATCGTTTCCACGAAAATGGAGATACCAACAAGAAGGGTGCATATCTACTTTATGCAGGTAAACTTGGTAAATTTGCAGTTAAAACGAACCCAATCAATAGACAGTTAAACCCGGTTCTTAAACGTCGAAATATTGATGAAATAAAACCCATGAAAAAATTGGACCCATATGAGCATGACCGATTTGTTGATTGTCGAGAAAGGAAAAACTCGGTTGAAACTAGAATGTGGATGCTTGACCAGTTTAGGAGAGTATATCGGCGACTCGAAAGAAccgtggttatgaaaccgtcagAAAGGAGAGATATGATCGCTAGGAAAGCGATGATTCAAAAATATAAGTATTTTGAACCTACTAAAACTATAGGGCATGTCCCTGGTGTCCATGTTGGTGACGAATTTTACTTACGGGTTGAGTTGATGATAATGGGTTTACACTTTCAATTGATAAATGGAATCGATTCTATGGTAACTTCTCCAGATGAGACATTGTTGGCGACTTCTGTTGTCGCTACAACGGGGTATGAGGATAATATGATTGACGATGATGTGGTGTTGTATAGGGGTGAAGGTGGTAATTTTGAGCGCGGGAGTGAAAAGGGTAAAATGGGAAAAGATCAGGTTTGGAAGAAAGGGAATTTGGCATTGAGGAATAGTATGAGGAAGAGGAATGTTGTGAGGGTTATAAGAGGGTTTAAATATGGTTGGGAAAGGaaggttgtttttgtgtatgaTGGGTTGTATAAGGTGGATGCTTATAGGGAAATTTGTGGACCTTTTGGGAATAAACAGTTTGAGTTTAAGTTGGTTAGGTGTCCCGGTCAAAAACGCATTTTTTGGTCTAGGTATAGATTTAATTCGTGCAAAAAGTAG